From a single Actinomyces viscosus genomic region:
- the ppk2 gene encoding polyphosphate kinase 2: MDRSLYEAELLRLQAELVEMQEWVRATGARVVVIFEGRDAAGKGGAIKRITEYLNPRVARVVALPVPTERERTQWYFQRYIAHLPAAGEICLFDRSWYNRGGVEHVMGYCTPEEHRRFLQQCPVFERMLVDAGLLLRKYWFSVPQKEQYKRFKSRMTDPMRRWKLSPTDLEALPRWEDYSRAKDEMFVHTDIDSARWHVVESADKRKARINMIHHLLESIPYEHVERPEMKFPKKPSFPSSGYRRTDRTLQHEVPDYAATLSQAEAPERYVDREDQGIG; this comes from the coding sequence ATGGACCGTTCCCTGTACGAGGCCGAGCTGCTGCGACTGCAGGCGGAGCTGGTCGAGATGCAGGAGTGGGTCAGGGCCACCGGAGCCCGCGTCGTCGTCATCTTCGAGGGCCGCGACGCGGCCGGCAAGGGCGGGGCGATCAAGCGGATCACCGAGTACCTCAACCCGCGTGTTGCGCGCGTGGTCGCGCTCCCGGTCCCCACTGAGCGCGAGCGCACCCAGTGGTACTTCCAGCGCTACATCGCCCACCTGCCCGCCGCCGGTGAGATCTGCCTGTTCGACCGCTCCTGGTACAACCGCGGCGGCGTCGAGCACGTCATGGGCTACTGCACCCCCGAGGAGCACCGGCGCTTCCTCCAGCAGTGCCCGGTCTTCGAGAGGATGCTCGTCGACGCCGGTCTCCTGCTGCGCAAGTACTGGTTCTCCGTGCCCCAGAAGGAGCAGTACAAGCGGTTCAAGTCGAGGATGACCGACCCCATGCGGCGCTGGAAGCTCTCACCCACCGACCTGGAGGCCCTGCCCCGCTGGGAGGACTACTCGCGCGCCAAGGACGAGATGTTCGTGCACACCGACATCGACTCCGCGCGCTGGCACGTCGTGGAGTCCGCGGACAAGCGCAAGGCGCGCATCAACATGATCCACCACCTGCTGGAGTCCATTCCCTACGAGCACGTGGAGCGCCCCGAGATGAAGTTCCCGAAGAAGCCCTCGTTCCCGTCGTCGGGCTACCGCCGCACCGACCGGACCCTCCAGCACGAGGTGCCCGACTACGCGGCCACGCTCAGTCAGGCCGAGGCGCCCGAGCGCTACGTGGACCGCGAGGATCAGGGGATCGGCTAG
- a CDS encoding Txe/YoeB family addiction module toxin, with the protein MSSWRIVFSRQAQKDARKLAASGLRPKTEKLLDLMRDDPFTRPPRYEKLVGDLSGCYSRRINIQHRLVYEVYADERIIHVLRMWTHYE; encoded by the coding sequence GTGAGCTCATGGCGGATTGTGTTCTCTCGCCAGGCGCAGAAGGACGCGAGAAAGTTGGCCGCTTCGGGGCTCAGGCCTAAAACGGAGAAGCTCCTTGACCTCATGCGGGATGATCCTTTTACCAGGCCGCCTCGTTACGAAAAGCTTGTGGGCGATCTATCGGGATGCTACTCACGGCGCATCAACATTCAGCATCGACTCGTCTATGAGGTGTACGCCGATGAGAGGATCATTCACGTCTTGAGAATGTGGACCCACTACGAGTGA
- a CDS encoding type II toxin-antitoxin system Phd/YefM family antitoxin translates to MTAIPATAARSHLYQLIDQVNEESEPLVITGKRGNAVLVGEEDWRAIQETLFLESVPGMMESIRAARGEGLEAGSEELVW, encoded by the coding sequence GTGACTGCGATTCCTGCTACCGCCGCTCGTTCTCACCTGTATCAACTCATTGATCAGGTGAACGAGGAGTCTGAACCACTGGTCATCACTGGGAAGCGCGGTAACGCCGTCCTGGTAGGGGAGGAGGACTGGCGGGCGATTCAGGAGACGCTGTTCCTGGAGTCGGTCCCTGGCATGATGGAGTCGATCCGAGCTGCCCGAGGCGAAGGCCTCGAGGCAGGATCAGAAGAACTTGTCTGGTGA
- a CDS encoding UPF0182 family membrane protein: MSTTPDDESRDSSSEESSSKPSGSSRQRRSGDSTGLFGLGRMGRGGTRPPRTPRSRTGRRRPGPLALTISIVAAIAVIIGIMSQVWTEVLWFSQIGYARVLWTQWIAAIVLFLVGFAVMFGAVFVSMTRAYRAREIGMPDDEATRNLEAYRTVIEPMRRRLTWAVPAVLALFGSAWELAPSWREVLLAFSSQSFGVKEPQFGIDISFYVFILPAVLTLVSFLSGVVLFSGVASVVVHYLYGGISVVRKPHFTKAARIHLAVFLALYAVIRAVGYWLGRYSALYASNSKFDGANYTDVNAVIPANAILAAIGLAVAILFIASVRSSSWRLPIIGVAVMIVSSLVVGTAYPLVIQKFVVDPNAQRQEAQYIQRNINATKAAYGLEDVETTNYEAKTEASAGQLEQDAESTASIRLLDPGLVSPTFQQLQQNKQYYSFANRLNVDRYKVDSASRDTVIAVRELNLSGLGEGQRTWVNEHTVYTHGYGVVNAYGNTVASGGYPSFWEGGIPSKGDLGEYEPRIYFGQSSPSYSIVGGKDNGSPRELDYPDDESKTGQVNTTFSGNGGPSVSNPLNRLLYAAKFQEPNILFSQEVREGSQILYDRNPADRVSKVAPWLTLDKSPYPAVVDHDDNPATPKRVMWILDGYTTTNNYPYAQHESLAQATATADGQGGLLGAPEESNYVRNSVKAVVDAYDGSVKLYQWDDKDPILKAWEKVFPGSVTPMSQMSADLIAHMRYPEDLFNVQRTIMASYHVNDAAEFYSGGDFWKIPDDPTTPGQDQQAPYYLTLKMPGQDQASFSLSSAYIIGGNTNRNVLTGFLAVDSETSPGTGKKGERSASYGKLRLLELPRSSNVSGPGQVQNIFDSNPAASTTLNLLSQQGSQVIKGNLLTLPVGGGLLYVQPVYVQSSSGTQYPLLRKVLVSFGDNVGFADTLSEALDQVFGGNSGATTGEQAVNGDAGAANDTNETTDGNDPTAGGGAAASPAPSAAPTASASAPASSSADPSAAGGDPKAELNQALSDAQTAMSDSDTARSKGDWAAYGDAQKRLNDAVNRAIAAQQKLG, encoded by the coding sequence GTGAGCACCACGCCCGACGACGAGTCCCGGGACTCCTCCTCCGAGGAGTCCTCGAGCAAGCCCTCCGGCTCGTCCCGGCAGAGGAGATCCGGGGACAGCACCGGTCTCTTCGGACTGGGGCGCATGGGGCGAGGAGGGACTCGCCCGCCCCGCACGCCGCGCAGCAGGACCGGGCGGCGTCGCCCCGGACCCCTGGCCCTGACCATCTCGATCGTCGCCGCGATCGCCGTCATCATCGGCATCATGTCGCAGGTGTGGACCGAGGTGCTCTGGTTCAGCCAGATCGGCTACGCCCGTGTGCTGTGGACGCAGTGGATCGCCGCCATCGTCCTGTTCCTGGTGGGGTTCGCCGTCATGTTCGGGGCCGTCTTCGTCTCCATGACCAGGGCCTACCGGGCCCGGGAGATCGGGATGCCCGACGACGAGGCCACCCGCAACCTCGAGGCCTACCGCACGGTCATTGAGCCCATGCGGCGTCGCCTGACCTGGGCGGTGCCCGCGGTGCTGGCCCTGTTCGGGTCGGCCTGGGAGCTGGCCCCCAGCTGGCGCGAGGTCCTCCTGGCCTTCAGCTCGCAGTCATTCGGCGTCAAGGAACCCCAGTTCGGGATCGACATCTCCTTCTACGTCTTCATCCTGCCCGCCGTGCTGACGCTCGTGTCCTTCCTGTCCGGCGTCGTGCTGTTCTCCGGGGTGGCCTCCGTCGTCGTCCACTACCTGTACGGCGGCATCTCGGTGGTGCGCAAACCCCACTTCACCAAGGCGGCACGCATCCACCTGGCGGTCTTCCTGGCCCTGTACGCGGTCATCCGGGCGGTGGGCTACTGGCTGGGACGCTACAGCGCCCTGTACGCCTCCAACTCCAAGTTCGACGGGGCCAACTACACCGACGTCAACGCGGTCATCCCCGCCAACGCGATCCTCGCCGCGATCGGGCTGGCCGTGGCGATCCTCTTCATCGCCTCCGTGCGCTCCAGCTCCTGGCGCCTGCCGATCATCGGCGTGGCCGTCATGATCGTCTCCTCCCTGGTGGTGGGGACCGCCTATCCGCTGGTCATCCAGAAGTTCGTCGTCGACCCCAACGCCCAGCGCCAGGAGGCCCAGTACATCCAGCGCAACATCAACGCCACCAAGGCGGCCTACGGCCTGGAGGACGTGGAGACCACCAACTACGAGGCCAAGACCGAGGCGTCGGCCGGTCAGCTGGAGCAGGACGCCGAGTCCACCGCCTCGATCCGTCTGCTCGATCCGGGCCTGGTCTCACCGACCTTCCAGCAGCTCCAGCAGAACAAGCAGTACTACTCCTTCGCGAACCGTCTCAACGTGGACCGTTACAAGGTGGACTCCGCCAGCCGGGACACGGTGATCGCGGTACGTGAGCTGAACCTGTCCGGCCTCGGCGAGGGCCAGCGGACCTGGGTCAACGAGCACACGGTGTACACCCACGGCTACGGCGTCGTGAACGCCTACGGCAACACGGTGGCCTCCGGCGGCTACCCCTCCTTCTGGGAGGGCGGCATCCCGTCCAAGGGGGACCTGGGAGAGTACGAGCCCCGGATCTACTTCGGCCAGTCCTCGCCGTCGTACTCCATCGTGGGCGGCAAGGACAACGGCTCGCCCCGCGAGCTGGACTACCCCGACGACGAGTCCAAGACCGGCCAGGTCAACACCACCTTCTCCGGCAACGGCGGACCGAGCGTGTCCAACCCGCTCAACCGGCTGCTCTACGCCGCCAAGTTCCAGGAGCCCAACATCCTCTTCTCCCAGGAGGTGCGCGAGGGCTCCCAGATCCTCTACGACCGGAACCCGGCCGATCGCGTCTCCAAGGTGGCCCCCTGGCTGACCCTGGACAAGAGCCCCTACCCGGCCGTCGTCGACCACGACGACAACCCGGCCACTCCCAAGCGGGTCATGTGGATCCTCGACGGCTACACCACGACGAACAACTACCCCTACGCCCAGCACGAGTCGCTGGCCCAGGCGACGGCGACCGCGGACGGTCAGGGCGGGCTGCTCGGGGCTCCGGAGGAGTCCAACTACGTGCGCAACTCCGTCAAGGCCGTCGTTGACGCCTATGACGGATCGGTCAAGCTCTACCAGTGGGATGACAAGGATCCGATCCTCAAGGCCTGGGAGAAGGTCTTCCCCGGATCGGTCACGCCCATGAGCCAGATGAGCGCCGACCTCATCGCGCACATGCGCTACCCGGAGGACCTGTTCAACGTGCAGCGCACCATCATGGCGAGCTATCACGTCAACGACGCCGCGGAGTTCTACTCCGGTGGTGACTTCTGGAAGATCCCGGACGACCCGACCACGCCCGGTCAGGACCAGCAGGCCCCCTACTACCTGACCCTCAAGATGCCGGGACAGGACCAGGCGAGCTTCTCGCTGTCCAGCGCCTACATCATCGGCGGTAACACCAACCGCAACGTGCTCACCGGCTTCCTCGCGGTGGACTCCGAGACGTCCCCGGGTACCGGGAAGAAGGGCGAGCGCAGTGCGAGCTACGGCAAGTTGAGACTTCTGGAGCTGCCACGGTCCTCGAACGTCTCAGGGCCCGGTCAGGTGCAGAACATCTTCGACTCCAACCCGGCGGCCTCCACGACCCTCAACCTGCTCTCCCAGCAGGGCTCCCAGGTCATCAAGGGCAACCTGCTGACGCTACCGGTGGGAGGTGGTCTGCTCTATGTCCAGCCGGTCTACGTCCAGTCCTCCTCCGGCACGCAGTACCCGCTGCTGCGCAAGGTGCTCGTCTCCTTCGGAGACAACGTCGGCTTCGCGGACACCCTCTCGGAGGCGCTCGACCAGGTCTTCGGCGGCAACTCCGGGGCGACGACGGGGGAGCAGGCCGTCAACGGTGATGCCGGTGCGGCCAACGACACCAACGAGACGACCGACGGCAACGATCCGACGGCGGGCGGAGGAGCGGCGGCCTCACCGGCACCCAGCGCCGCGCCCACGGCCTCTGCGAGCGCACCGGCGTCCTCGTCCGCGGACCCGTCGGCCGCGGGAGGAGACCCGAAGGCGGAGCTCAACCAGGCCCTGTCGGACGCTCAGACCGCGATGAGCGACTCGGACACGGCCAGGAGCAAGGGTGACTGGGCGGCGTACGGCGATGCCCAGAAGCGCCTCAACGACGCCGTCAACCGGGCCATCGCGGCGCAGCAGAAGCTGGGCTGA